A portion of the Candidatus Pristimantibacillus lignocellulolyticus genome contains these proteins:
- the lysS gene encoding lysine--tRNA ligase, whose amino-acid sequence MNTLETENNVQELSELLQIRRDKLDSLRELGVDPFGSKFERTHNAKEILDTYAEVDKPELEVMAIPVSIAGRIMQKRGMGKASFAHIQDLTGRIQVYVRKDTVDETKFAAFDMLDIGDIVGVKGTVFKTNTGEVSIKVLEIEVLTKSLLPLPDKHHGLKDVELRYRQRYVDLIMSPDVQQTFIARSKIIQSMRRYLDSLGYLEVETPTLHSIAGGAAARPFITHHNALDMQLYMRIAIELHLKRLIVGGLEKVYEIGRVYRNEGMSTRHNPEFTMIELYEAYADYKDIMALTENMIAHIAQEVLGTTKIMYQGVEVDLTPQWRRVTMVDIVKEITGVDFGAQMSDEEAHALAKEHKVPVEPHMTFGHILNAFFEHFCEHTLIQPTFVTGHPVAISPLAKKNAEDPRFTDRFELFVVAREHANAFTELNDPIDQRERFEAQLTEKEQGNDEAHEMDDDFIRALEYGMPPTGGLGIGVDRLVMLLTDAPSIRDVLLFPHMREQKNQE is encoded by the coding sequence ATGAATACATTGGAAACAGAAAATAATGTCCAAGAGTTAAGTGAATTATTACAAATTCGTCGAGACAAATTAGATTCATTGAGAGAACTTGGAGTAGATCCTTTTGGTAGCAAATTCGAGCGCACGCACAATGCGAAAGAAATTTTAGATACTTATGCTGAAGTGGACAAGCCTGAACTAGAAGTCATGGCAATTCCGGTGAGCATTGCGGGCCGTATTATGCAAAAACGTGGTATGGGTAAAGCGAGTTTCGCTCATATTCAAGATCTAACAGGTCGTATTCAAGTTTACGTACGTAAAGATACAGTTGATGAGACTAAATTCGCTGCATTTGACATGCTTGATATCGGAGACATCGTAGGTGTTAAAGGTACAGTATTCAAAACAAATACAGGTGAAGTATCAATTAAGGTACTTGAAATTGAAGTATTGACTAAATCTTTACTTCCTCTACCCGATAAGCATCACGGATTAAAAGATGTTGAACTTCGTTACCGTCAACGTTATGTTGACTTAATTATGAGTCCAGATGTTCAACAAACATTTATTGCTCGTTCTAAAATCATTCAATCTATGCGTCGTTACTTAGACTCTCTAGGATATCTAGAAGTTGAAACTCCAACGCTACATTCTATAGCTGGTGGAGCAGCGGCTCGTCCGTTCATTACACATCACAATGCATTAGATATGCAACTATATATGCGTATCGCAATCGAATTACATTTGAAACGTCTAATTGTTGGTGGATTAGAGAAAGTATATGAGATCGGACGCGTATATCGTAATGAGGGGATGTCTACTCGTCATAACCCTGAATTCACTATGATTGAATTGTATGAAGCTTATGCAGATTACAAAGACATTATGGCTCTGACAGAAAACATGATCGCTCATATTGCACAAGAAGTACTTGGTACTACGAAAATTATGTACCAAGGCGTTGAAGTGGATCTAACACCACAATGGCGTCGTGTAACGATGGTCGATATTGTTAAAGAAATAACAGGTGTTGATTTTGGTGCTCAAATGAGCGATGAAGAAGCACATGCATTAGCGAAAGAACATAAAGTACCGGTTGAGCCTCATATGACATTTGGTCATATTTTAAATGCTTTCTTTGAACACTTCTGTGAGCATACATTAATTCAACCTACATTTGTAACGGGACACCCAGTAGCTATTTCGCCATTGGCTAAGAAAAATGCTGAGGACCCACGCTTCACAGATCGTTTTGAGCTATTTGTTGTTGCGCGTGAGCATGCTAATGCTTTTACAGAGCTTAATGATCCTATCGATCAACGTGAGCGCTTTGAAGCTCAGCTGACTGAGAAAGAGCAGGGCAATGATGAAGCGCATGAGATGGATGATGATTTCATTCGTGCACTTGAATATGGTATGCCTCCTACTGGCGGACTTGGAATCGGTGTTGACCGACTAGTTATGTTGTTAACAGATGCACCATCTATTCGTGATGTACTGTTATTCCCACATATGAGAGAACAAAAGAACCAAGAGTAG
- a CDS encoding GNAT family N-acetyltransferase yields the protein MSDIILRKLIVSDFEQSVNLASYSFQYPLSPEQIEERRDRFDSDLEDRYGVFEEDELCAQASLLHLNIHVGGKLMKMGGVAGVCTAPEQRRNGYVATIIEKLLQEMRSNGETISMLHPFSFAFYRKYGWETYIEYKRYEMNSEHLTSILRKERLRERIGKVSRVNNYDELLPVYECYAAKFNGMLQRDLDWWKKRIATRKTGFKAIYRSDEGKAEGYVLYNIINNVMTIHELVAVTANAENELWYFIAQHDSMLEVVKWTAPSDDTFTFRIDNPRLKQEIVPYFMARIVDFESFISLYPFVTADHSDTFTIEITDEYATWNAGVFKLHIETDGVAHVERLIEAEDIESDLKIDIGALTATLLNYQKLEALKKFGRISGNKAKVNRFQNRISEQTSYLSDFF from the coding sequence ATGTCAGATATTATTCTTAGGAAATTGATTGTTAGTGATTTTGAGCAAAGTGTAAATTTGGCTTCGTATTCCTTCCAATATCCATTGTCTCCTGAACAAATCGAAGAGCGTAGGGATAGATTTGATAGTGATCTTGAGGATCGTTATGGTGTATTTGAAGAAGATGAATTATGTGCGCAAGCAAGTTTATTGCATTTGAATATACATGTTGGTGGAAAACTAATGAAAATGGGTGGAGTGGCAGGAGTATGTACTGCTCCAGAGCAGAGAAGAAACGGCTACGTAGCTACAATTATTGAGAAGTTATTGCAAGAAATGCGCTCAAATGGTGAAACAATTTCTATGTTACATCCATTTTCGTTTGCTTTTTATCGGAAGTATGGCTGGGAAACTTATATTGAATACAAACGGTATGAGATGAATTCTGAGCATTTAACGTCAATATTAAGAAAAGAACGTCTTCGGGAACGGATAGGAAAAGTTAGTAGAGTAAATAATTATGATGAACTACTTCCTGTATATGAGTGCTACGCTGCGAAGTTTAATGGCATGCTTCAACGTGATTTGGATTGGTGGAAAAAAAGAATTGCAACTCGTAAGACAGGTTTTAAGGCAATTTATCGCTCTGATGAAGGAAAAGCTGAAGGGTATGTGCTTTATAATATTATTAATAATGTTATGACTATTCATGAGCTTGTTGCAGTTACTGCAAATGCGGAGAATGAATTATGGTATTTTATCGCACAACATGATTCTATGCTAGAGGTTGTAAAGTGGACCGCACCAAGTGATGATACTTTCACATTTAGAATCGATAATCCTCGTCTAAAACAAGAGATAGTACCATACTTTATGGCTAGAATTGTTGATTTTGAATCGTTTATAAGTCTATATCCATTTGTAACTGCTGATCATAGTGACACGTTTACTATTGAAATCACAGATGAATATGCAACATGGAACGCTGGAGTTTTTAAGCTACACATTGAAACTGATGGAGTAGCTCATGTAGAACGGTTAATTGAAGCAGAAGACATTGAATCTGATCTTAAGATTGATATCGGAGCGTTAACAGCTACATTATTGAATTATCAAAAGTTGGAAGCACTTAAGAAATTCGGCCGTATAAGCGGAAATAAAGCAAAAGTAAATCGCTTTCAAAATCGTATATCCGAACAAACTTCATACTTATCTGATTTTTTCTAA
- the guaB gene encoding IMP dehydrogenase, whose amino-acid sequence MWENKFAKEGLTFDDVLLVPRKSEILPRAVNVSVRLSDTVKLNIPLISAGMDTVTESALAIAIAREGGIGIIHKNMTIAQQAEEVDRVKRSESGVITNPFSLTPDHHVYDAEELMGKYRISGVPIVDEDKKLVGILTNRDLRFVHDFSIKIKEVMTHDELVTAPVGTTLQDAEGILQQHKIEKLPLVDEANVLKGLITIKDIEKAIQFPNAAKDSQGRLLCGAAIGISKDTNERAAALVAAGADVLVVDSAHGHHINIANAVRSLRSAYPDLTIIAGNVATGEATRDLIEAGASVVKVGIGPGSICTTRIIAGIGVPQITAIYDCASVAREYGVPIIADGGIKYSGDITKAIAAGANCIMIGSLFAGTAESPGETEIFQGRSYKVYRGMGSLGAMKEGSKDRYFQENENKLVPEGIEGRVAYKGPLADTVHQLLGGLRSGMGYCGTSSLDELRNDTQFIRITGAGLRESHPHDVQITKEAPNYSL is encoded by the coding sequence GTGTGGGAAAATAAATTCGCTAAAGAAGGGCTAACGTTTGACGACGTATTGCTTGTTCCGCGCAAATCTGAAATACTACCAAGAGCTGTTAATGTATCTGTTCGTCTGAGCGATACTGTAAAACTTAATATTCCTTTGATTAGTGCAGGAATGGATACCGTAACGGAGTCTGCTTTGGCGATTGCAATCGCTCGTGAGGGTGGAATCGGTATTATTCACAAAAACATGACTATAGCTCAACAAGCTGAAGAGGTAGATCGTGTTAAACGTTCGGAAAGTGGAGTTATCACTAATCCATTCTCACTAACTCCTGATCATCATGTATATGATGCTGAAGAGTTGATGGGTAAATATCGTATTTCTGGTGTGCCTATCGTTGATGAAGACAAAAAACTTGTTGGTATCTTAACAAATCGTGATTTACGTTTTGTTCATGACTTCTCTATTAAAATTAAAGAAGTTATGACTCATGATGAGTTAGTTACAGCTCCTGTTGGAACTACTTTGCAAGATGCAGAGGGTATTCTTCAACAGCATAAAATCGAGAAACTTCCACTTGTCGATGAGGCTAACGTACTGAAAGGCCTTATTACAATTAAAGATATTGAGAAAGCTATTCAATTCCCTAATGCTGCTAAAGATAGTCAAGGTCGTCTACTGTGTGGTGCGGCAATTGGTATTTCTAAAGATACAAATGAACGTGCAGCAGCGCTTGTAGCTGCTGGTGCAGATGTACTTGTAGTAGACTCTGCTCACGGACACCATATTAATATCGCAAACGCTGTAAGAAGTCTTAGATCAGCTTATCCTGACCTAACAATTATTGCAGGTAACGTAGCTACTGGTGAGGCAACTCGCGATCTTATAGAAGCTGGTGCTTCTGTTGTTAAAGTAGGTATTGGCCCTGGTTCTATTTGTACAACTCGTATTATTGCAGGTATCGGTGTTCCTCAAATTACTGCAATTTATGATTGTGCATCTGTTGCTCGTGAATATGGTGTACCAATTATCGCTGATGGTGGTATTAAATATTCTGGCGATATTACGAAAGCTATTGCTGCTGGTGCAAACTGTATTATGATCGGTAGTTTGTTCGCAGGAACTGCTGAAAGTCCAGGAGAAACTGAAATCTTCCAAGGTCGTAGCTATAAAGTATACCGCGGTATGGGTTCACTTGGAGCGATGAAAGAAGGATCTAAAGATCGTTACTTCCAAGAGAATGAAAATAAACTTGTACCAGAAGGTATCGAAGGTCGTGTAGCTTACAAAGGTCCTTTAGCAGATACTGTTCATCAATTACTAGGTGGATTACGTTCTGGTATGGGTTATTGTGGTACATCTTCATTGGACGAGCTTCGTAATGATACACAATTTATTCGTATTACTGGTGCTGGCTTGCGTGAAAGTCATCCACATGATGTACAAATCACGAAAGAAGCTCCAAACTACTCACTATAA